The following are encoded in a window of Amaranthus tricolor cultivar Red isolate AtriRed21 chromosome 2, ASM2621246v1, whole genome shotgun sequence genomic DNA:
- the LOC130805752 gene encoding uncharacterized protein LOC130805752 — MFNRNRRDIFFAVRDKLPTPPPTTTPSDRRNYNLWCDYHKEHGHTLAQCRELKRILHQLAEEGKLSRFLNRRDYEAGREANRRPWNQRRGSPKREEARHENSHTQGTINVIFGGYTEEYPTFCAAKDSVHTLLKGPPLTMKVKRVLVDTGSTADLITMKCLRKMKFEEKHLQPLDKPLIGFGGSQVILLGTIILPVRVGERNESRSMPIRFTVVDLTFPYNAIMGLPLINKIKAAIFPHQLLLQFERDDGQVGILKGDQVTARQCLINTLKRGHSATLAKREREDQDAPAVMSVYMENPSTHERPRPIERYEEVDMFEGKQVKIGKDLPGTIKQEIVATIAEFRDVFAFSTEEMPGISTSVMCHKLDIRPGHKPVKQKLRHQGKERTEAAKEEVEKLLRAGFIRECKYSDWLSNVVLVKKPNGKWRMCVDFTDLNKACPKDDYPLPKIDRLVDSTAGHALLSFMDANAGYHQIQLAPEDQPHTAFITSMGVYCYKVMPFGLKNAGATYQRMMKLNPDKCVFGVTGGKCLGFLVNERGIEANPDKIHAIQNMRSPTSVKEVQKLTGCIAALGRFLSKSADKCLPFFKTIKQQKFEWTAEAEESFRQLKEHLSALPKLVSPINGEKLVLYVSVSEYSLSGVLVAEREKKQLPVYYVSHAFRGSEGNYCEVEKLADFVIEYEPRTAIKAQALADFIAESTSPPPAELNQEWKLYVDGSSTQSASGAGLLIVSSAGVRMERAVRFEFAASNNEAEYEALLMGLKICYEAGAKELAAFSDSQLIVGQVNGEFEAKDDSMKMYLQQVKDFVPKFDKFTLEHIPRSQNAQADSLAKLASSADTSAARDIIWEVLPNPSINFMVNTIDRSETWMGPYVKYLQDQMLPRDENQAKMLQKKAKWFELHEGTLYKKSYTHPLLKCVAPEEGNYILREIHEGGCGIH; from the exons ATGTTTAATCGAAACAGAAGGGACATTTTCTTTGCCGTTCGAGACAaattgccaactccacctcccaCTACCACTCCTTCCGACAGGCGCAATtacaatctgtggtgtgactACCACAAGGAGCACGGCCATACCTTGGCCCAATGTcgcgaactcaaacgtatcctGCATCAACTGGCCGAGGAAGGAAAGCTTTCCAGGTTCCTCAACAGGAGGGACTATGAGGCGGGAAGAGAAGCGAACCGAAGGCCGTGGAATCAAAGACGCGGATCCCCAAAAAGGGAAGAGGCGAGGCACGAAAATTCCCACACGCAAGGGACCATCAACGTGATTTTCGGAGGATATACTGAGGAATATCCTACCTTTTGCGCCGCGAAAGATAGCGTCCACACTCTGCTAAAGGGACCTCCATTAACC atgaaagtcaaaagggtACTCGTGGATACAGGAAGCACGGCCGATCTCATTACAATGAAGTGCttaagaaaaatgaagtttgaggaaaagcacttacaacccctAGATAAGCCGCTGATCGGGTTTGGGGGAAGTCAGGTCATTCTGCTAGgaacgatcattctccccgtgcGCGTAGGAGAAAGAAATGAAAGTAGGTCCATGCCCATACGCTTCACGGTAGTGGATCTCACTTTCCCctacaacgccatcatgggaCTTCCCCTcattaacaaaatcaaagctgccatcttccctcatcaactcTTGTTGCAATTCGAGCGGGATGATGGGCAAGTAGGCATCCTCAAGGGAGATCAGGTAACGGCCCGCCAATGCCTCATAAACACTCTGAAGCGCGGACATTCCGCGACACTCGccaaaagggaaagggaagatcAAGACGCTCCcgctgtcatgagcgtgtataTGGAAAACCCTAGCACACATGAAAGGCCTCGCCCCATAGAAAGATACGAGGAAGTAGACATGTTCGAGGGAAAGCAAGTCAAgatagggaaagatcttcctgGTACGATTAAGCAAGAAATCGTGGCCACCATTGctgagttccgcgacgtcttcGCCTTCagcacggaagaaatgcctggcatctCTACTAGCGTCATgtgtcataaacttgacatAAGACCAGGCCACAAACCAGTGAAGCAAAAGCTGCGGCATCAAGGAAAAGAGCGGACCGAGGCCGCCAAAGAAGAAGTTGAAAAATTGTTGAGAGCCGGATTTATTAGAGAATGCAAATACTCTGATTGGCTATCCAATGTCGTCCTCGTGAAGAAACCAAATGGCAAATGGAGGATGTGCGTCGATTTCACGGATTTGAATAAAGCATGTCCCAAGGACGACTATCCACTCCCAAAAATAGATCGCCTGGTGGACTCCACAGCAGGCCATGCGCTATTAAGTttcatggatgccaatgccGGATATCATCAGATTCAATTGGCGCCGGAGGACCAACCacacacggccttcattactAGCATGGGTGTCTATTGCTACAAAGTCATGCCCTTCGGGTTAAAAAATGCTGGAGCCACTTATCAGAGAATG ATGAAGCTCAATCCGGACAAGTGCGTATTCGGGGTCACCGGAGGAAAGTGTCTCGGCTTCTTGGTAAACGAACGGGGCATCGAGGCAAATCCAGACAAGATTCATGCCATTCAGAACATGAGATCCCCCACCTCcgtaaaagaagtacaaaagctcACGGGGTGTATAGCTGCTCTGGGAAGATTTCTTTCAAAGTCCGCGGACAAATGCTTGCCTTTCTTCAAAACGATAAAGCAACAGAAATTCGAATGGACCGCGGAAGCAGAAGAGTCTTTCCGCCAGCTTAAGGAACACCTATCGGccttgccaaaactagtttcgcccATCAACGGGGAAAAGCTAGTCTTATATGTCTCTGTCTCCGAATACTCGTTATCCGGAGTGCTTGTggcggaaagggaaaagaagcAGCTCCCAGTATACTATGTGAGTCATGCATTCCGTGGCTCGGAAGGGAACTATTGCGAAGTGGAAAAG ctagcAGATTTCGTCATCGAGTACGAACCTCGAACGGCAATTAAAGCACAAGCCTTGGCTGACTTTATTGCTGAAAGCACTTCCCCCCCTCCTGctgaacttaatcaagaatggAAATTGTATGTAGACGGGTCTTCAACACAATCGGCGAGTGGGGCCGGGCTCCTCATTGTgtcttccgccggggtccgtatggaaagggcggtcagaTTCGAGTTCGCGGCATCCAACAATGAGGCCGAATACGAAGCATTACTGATGGGGCTGAAAATCTGCTATGAGGCAGGGGCTAAAGAATTGGCCGCATTCTCTGACTCCCAATTAATAGTGGGGCAAGTAAACGGGGAATTCGAGGCtaaagatgatagcatgaaaATGTATCTGCAGCAAGTGAAGGACTTTGTTCCAAAGTTTGATAAGTTCACGTTGGAGCACATTCCACGATCCCAAAATGCCCAAGCCGATTCCCTAGCAAAACTTGCCAGCTCAGCAGATACTTCCGCGGCTCGAGATATAATCTGGGAAGTGCTCCCTAACCCCAG
- the LOC130806439 gene encoding uncharacterized protein LOC130806439 isoform X3 has protein sequence MAEDAPPHNNDYDTEDVPPTDAPTSTISVDSKKTKGRGPTKNLKVIDPMHLEYNAVDQTCGKWRRQYEKQVGLCIRKISILYAWNEVPEGLKNSLWDDTVNLFQIENNEEKKNVFLSAVAKRFKNFKSKLVTGWITKKRARKTKKVKTGKKGGDQAPSKTTSSTAISAFVNTPTRDASGKFTIIDPKTKKVVDAVLEGKKPTGKFTPRGNVDALHMVLGKDHRGRVVRKEGVRVGLKKAFGKECVATQSRTMPLDEVATLRAQTTKDVLAKVAFVLQKMGAPTVDLANMIVEDQQSQHGDPKASVERIHEPTPEPITPVALQPITIPEAQNPKPETINSVAQNPEPTPEPVVKEATPCSLLVPQLGVTNGGDLTEVAYGMAQPTKEGQTVYSMPITGGHISVTVETIVKGFEDFSLPIPMPE, from the exons atggctgaagatgcCCCACCACataacaatgattatgacactgaagacgtCCCACCAACGGATGCTCCCACTTCCACTATTAGCGTTGATTCTAAGAAAacaaaagggcgaggtcctacgaaaaacctcaaagtcatagATCCGATGcacttggaatacaatgcagTGGATCAAACTTGTggcaaatggcgtaggcaatatgaaaaacaagtgggcctatgtatccgcaagatttccatattgtacgcatggaacgaggttccagagggtttgaagaactctctatgggatgatactgtg aatctttttcaaattgagaacaatgaagagaagaagaatgtttttCTTTCGGCTGTTGCTAAAAGATTCAaaaatttcaaatccaagctagtaactggttGGATCACCAAGAAGCGTGCTCGTAAGACCaagaaggtcaaaacgggaaagaAAGGTGGAGACCAAGCACCTTCAAAGACGACCTCATCTACGGCTATCTCCGCATTCGTGAATACTCCTACtagagatgcaagtggtaaatttaccattattgATCCGAAAACGAAGAAAGTTGTTGATGCTgt gctggaaggaaaaaaacCTACGGGgaagttcaccccaagaggcaatgttgatgcattgcatatggtcttagggaaagaccatagagggcgggTAGTCAGAAAAGAAGgagtccgcgtggggttaaagaaggcatttggcaaagagtgtgttgctactcaatctaGAACGATGCCACTTGATGAAGTAGCGACCCTTAGAGCACAAACTACGAAGGATGTTCTCGCCAAAGTGGCattcgtgttgcagaagatgggagcacccactgtagacttggcaaatatgattgtcgaggatcagcaaagtcaacatggggatcctaaggcTTCGGTCGAGAGAATAcacgagccaacacccgagcccattacccctgtAGCACTCCAACCTATTACTATCCCCGAAGCACAAAATCCTAAACCGGAGACCAttaactccgttgctcaaaatccggagccaacacccgagccagtggtaaag gaggcgactccttgttctcttttggtgcctcagttaggtgttacTAAtggtggcgacttaactgaggttgcatatggtatggcacagccaaccaaagagggccaaacagtatATTCTATGCCTATTACaggtggccacatcagtgtgaccgtggaaactattgtaaaggggtttgaagatttctcactcccgattccaatgccagaatga
- the LOC130806439 gene encoding uncharacterized protein LOC130806439 isoform X1 — translation MRGAKCHGIQATSSHKLLLLITLPLISRLYTTHQNPRKFKYSSTMHLFRDEIVPKIEASDNEHHSESDKDYLEKEKDIIDDDHDSEGRPGDKEDDDQIVRYERMAEDAPPHNNDYDTEDVPPTDAPTSTISVDSKKTKGRGPTKNLKVIDPMHLEYNAVDQTCGKWRRQYEKQVGLCIRKISILYAWNEVPEGLKNSLWDDTVNLFQIENNEEKKNVFLSAVAKRFKNFKSKLVTGWITKKRARKTKKVKTGKKGGDQAPSKTTSSTAISAFVNTPTRDASGKFTIIDPKTKKVVDAVLEGKKPTGKFTPRGNVDALHMVLGKDHRGRVVRKEGVRVGLKKAFGKECVATQSRTMPLDEVATLRAQTTKDVLAKVAFVLQKMGAPTVDLANMIVEDQQSQHGDPKASVERIHEPTPEPITPVALQPITIPEAQNPKPETINSVAQNPEPTPEPVVKEATPCSLLVPQLGVTNGGDLTEVAYGMAQPTKEGQTVYSMPITGGHISVTVETIVKGFEDFSLPIPMPE, via the exons gttatacacaacccaccaaaacccacgaaaattcaag TACTCATctacaatgcatcttttcagagatGAAATTGTCCCAAAGATTGAGGcttcggataatgagcatcatagtgagTCGGATAAGGACTATCTTGAAAAGGAGAAGGACATAATTGATGATGATCATGACTCCGAAGGGAGGCCGGGTGACAAAGAGGATGATgaccaaattgttagatacgagcgtatggctgaagatgcCCCACCACataacaatgattatgacactgaagacgtCCCACCAACGGATGCTCCCACTTCCACTATTAGCGTTGATTCTAAGAAAacaaaagggcgaggtcctacgaaaaacctcaaagtcatagATCCGATGcacttggaatacaatgcagTGGATCAAACTTGTggcaaatggcgtaggcaatatgaaaaacaagtgggcctatgtatccgcaagatttccatattgtacgcatggaacgaggttccagagggtttgaagaactctctatgggatgatactgtg aatctttttcaaattgagaacaatgaagagaagaagaatgtttttCTTTCGGCTGTTGCTAAAAGATTCAaaaatttcaaatccaagctagtaactggttGGATCACCAAGAAGCGTGCTCGTAAGACCaagaaggtcaaaacgggaaagaAAGGTGGAGACCAAGCACCTTCAAAGACGACCTCATCTACGGCTATCTCCGCATTCGTGAATACTCCTACtagagatgcaagtggtaaatttaccattattgATCCGAAAACGAAGAAAGTTGTTGATGCTgt gctggaaggaaaaaaacCTACGGGgaagttcaccccaagaggcaatgttgatgcattgcatatggtcttagggaaagaccatagagggcgggTAGTCAGAAAAGAAGgagtccgcgtggggttaaagaaggcatttggcaaagagtgtgttgctactcaatctaGAACGATGCCACTTGATGAAGTAGCGACCCTTAGAGCACAAACTACGAAGGATGTTCTCGCCAAAGTGGCattcgtgttgcagaagatgggagcacccactgtagacttggcaaatatgattgtcgaggatcagcaaagtcaacatggggatcctaaggcTTCGGTCGAGAGAATAcacgagccaacacccgagcccattacccctgtAGCACTCCAACCTATTACTATCCCCGAAGCACAAAATCCTAAACCGGAGACCAttaactccgttgctcaaaatccggagccaacacccgagccagtggtaaag gaggcgactccttgttctcttttggtgcctcagttaggtgttacTAAtggtggcgacttaactgaggttgcatatggtatggcacagccaaccaaagagggccaaacagtatATTCTATGCCTATTACaggtggccacatcagtgtgaccgtggaaactattgtaaaggggtttgaagatttctcactcccgattccaatgccagaatga
- the LOC130806439 gene encoding uncharacterized protein LOC130806439 isoform X2: protein MRGAKCHGIQATSSHKLLLLITLPLISRDEIVPKIEASDNEHHSESDKDYLEKEKDIIDDDHDSEGRPGDKEDDDQIVRYERMAEDAPPHNNDYDTEDVPPTDAPTSTISVDSKKTKGRGPTKNLKVIDPMHLEYNAVDQTCGKWRRQYEKQVGLCIRKISILYAWNEVPEGLKNSLWDDTVNLFQIENNEEKKNVFLSAVAKRFKNFKSKLVTGWITKKRARKTKKVKTGKKGGDQAPSKTTSSTAISAFVNTPTRDASGKFTIIDPKTKKVVDAVLEGKKPTGKFTPRGNVDALHMVLGKDHRGRVVRKEGVRVGLKKAFGKECVATQSRTMPLDEVATLRAQTTKDVLAKVAFVLQKMGAPTVDLANMIVEDQQSQHGDPKASVERIHEPTPEPITPVALQPITIPEAQNPKPETINSVAQNPEPTPEPVVKEATPCSLLVPQLGVTNGGDLTEVAYGMAQPTKEGQTVYSMPITGGHISVTVETIVKGFEDFSLPIPMPE, encoded by the exons agatGAAATTGTCCCAAAGATTGAGGcttcggataatgagcatcatagtgagTCGGATAAGGACTATCTTGAAAAGGAGAAGGACATAATTGATGATGATCATGACTCCGAAGGGAGGCCGGGTGACAAAGAGGATGATgaccaaattgttagatacgagcgtatggctgaagatgcCCCACCACataacaatgattatgacactgaagacgtCCCACCAACGGATGCTCCCACTTCCACTATTAGCGTTGATTCTAAGAAAacaaaagggcgaggtcctacgaaaaacctcaaagtcatagATCCGATGcacttggaatacaatgcagTGGATCAAACTTGTggcaaatggcgtaggcaatatgaaaaacaagtgggcctatgtatccgcaagatttccatattgtacgcatggaacgaggttccagagggtttgaagaactctctatgggatgatactgtg aatctttttcaaattgagaacaatgaagagaagaagaatgtttttCTTTCGGCTGTTGCTAAAAGATTCAaaaatttcaaatccaagctagtaactggttGGATCACCAAGAAGCGTGCTCGTAAGACCaagaaggtcaaaacgggaaagaAAGGTGGAGACCAAGCACCTTCAAAGACGACCTCATCTACGGCTATCTCCGCATTCGTGAATACTCCTACtagagatgcaagtggtaaatttaccattattgATCCGAAAACGAAGAAAGTTGTTGATGCTgt gctggaaggaaaaaaacCTACGGGgaagttcaccccaagaggcaatgttgatgcattgcatatggtcttagggaaagaccatagagggcgggTAGTCAGAAAAGAAGgagtccgcgtggggttaaagaaggcatttggcaaagagtgtgttgctactcaatctaGAACGATGCCACTTGATGAAGTAGCGACCCTTAGAGCACAAACTACGAAGGATGTTCTCGCCAAAGTGGCattcgtgttgcagaagatgggagcacccactgtagacttggcaaatatgattgtcgaggatcagcaaagtcaacatggggatcctaaggcTTCGGTCGAGAGAATAcacgagccaacacccgagcccattacccctgtAGCACTCCAACCTATTACTATCCCCGAAGCACAAAATCCTAAACCGGAGACCAttaactccgttgctcaaaatccggagccaacacccgagccagtggtaaag gaggcgactccttgttctcttttggtgcctcagttaggtgttacTAAtggtggcgacttaactgaggttgcatatggtatggcacagccaaccaaagagggccaaacagtatATTCTATGCCTATTACaggtggccacatcagtgtgaccgtggaaactattgtaaaggggtttgaagatttctcactcccgattccaatgccagaatga
- the LOC130806440 gene encoding F-box/LRR-repeat protein 14, whose protein sequence is MDTLPDQLIWEILRRLTKTADRNSVSLTCKRFYELENEQRLSLRVGCGLNPANKALNILCNRFPNLMRVEILYSEWMSKLGKQLDDHGLLALSNNCPSLTDLTFSYCTFITDAGIGYLAACSKLSSLKLNFTPRITGCGILSVVVGCKNLKALHLIRCLNVSSAEWLAYLGKLENIEYLSIKNCRAIGEGDLVKLGFSWQKLKQLKFDVDANYRYMKLYDRIAVDKWNKQLVPCDNMTELSLVNCIIRPGRGLACVLDKCLHLEKIHLDMCVGLRDNDIVRLSRTSKGLQSFSLRMPSDFSMLLMSNRITLTDESLKGLAENCRKLDTIKISFSDGEFPSFSSFTLDGILYLIRSCPVRELTLNQVCSFNDDGMEALRLAHCLETLELVRCQEITDDGLQLVAHFPRLSVLRLSKCLGVTDDGFKPLVGLGKLDLLAVEDCPQVSERGLHRAAKTLSYKLDLSWMY, encoded by the coding sequence ATGGATACTTTGCCTGATCAATTGATATGGGAAATCCTAAGGAGGCTAACGAAAACTGCAGATAGGAACTCTGTATCTTTAACCTGCAAGCGTTTCTATGAGCTTGAGAATGAGCAGAGGCTATCTCTTCGTGTGGGTTGTGGTCTGAACCCAGCCAATAAAGCTTTAAACATTCTATGCAACAGGTTTCCTAACCTAATGAGAGTAGAAATTCTTTACTCTGAGTGGATGTCCAAATTGGGCAAACAGTTGGATGATCACGGGCTACTTGCTCTGTCAAACAACTGCCCTTCTCTTACAGATCTGACTTTTAGTTACTGCACCTTCATTACAGATGCTGGTATCGGTTACTTGGCCGCGTGTTCAAAACTCTCGTCCTTGAAATTGAATTTCACTCCGAGAATCACGGGTTGTGGAATTCTTTCTGTTGTTGTGGGTTGTAAGAACCTGAAAGCTCTGCACCTTATTCGATGCTTAAACGTCAGTAGTGCTGAGTGGCTTGCGTATTTAGGGAAGCTTGAGAATATTGAATACCTTTCGATCAAGAATTGTCGAGCTATTGGAGAAGGTGACTTGGTAAAGCTCGGATTTAGTTGGCAAAAACTAAAACAGTTGAAATTTGACGTAGACGCCAATTACCGATACATGAAACTGTACGACCGCATAGCGGTCGACAAATGGAATAAGCAATTGGTTCCGTGTGATAATATGACGGAACTGAGTTTAGTAAATTGTATCATCAGACCGGGAAGAGGTCTTGCTTGTGTTTTGGACAAGTGCTTGCACTTGGAGAAGATTCACTTGGATATGTGTGTTGGGCTTAGAGACAATGACATTGTTCGGTTATCTCGAACCTCAAAAGGGCTACAATCATTTTCTCTCCGAATGCCATCAGATTTCTCGATGCTTTTGATGAGCAACCGCATAACATTGACCGATGAGAGCTTGAAGGGATTAGCCGAAAACTGTCGCAAGTTGGATACCATAAAGATATCCTTTTCTGATGGGGAGTTCCCTTCTTTTTCTTCGTTTACATTAGACGGTATTCTTTATTTGATTCGAAGTTGTCCGGTTCGTGAGCTCACATTGAACCAAGTATGTTCGTTCAATGATGATGGAATGGAAGCTTTACGTTTAGCACACTGCCTCGAAACCTTGGAGCTCGTAAGATGTCAAGAGATTACTGATGACGGCCTACAGCTTGTAGCACATTTTCCTCGATTATCTGTTTTACGGCTTAGCAAATGCTTGGGAGTGACTGATGATGGGTTTAAGCCATTAGTAGGATTAGGAAAACTGGACTTACTAGCTGTGGAGGATTGTCCTCAGGTTTCTGAAAGAGGTCTTCACAGGGCGGCAAAGACGTTGTCGTATAAGCTAGATTTGTCATGGATGTACTGA